A DNA window from Castanea sativa cultivar Marrone di Chiusa Pesio chromosome 7, ASM4071231v1 contains the following coding sequences:
- the LOC142643021 gene encoding auxin response factor 19-like — protein sequence MKVPQNGFLPNSGEGEKKSINSELWHACAGPLVSLPPVGSLVVYFPQGHSEQVAASMQKETDFIPNYPNLPSKLICMLHNVTLHADPETDEVYAQMTLLPVNKYDKEALLASDMGLKQSKQPAEFFCKTLTASDTSTHGGFSVPRRAAEKIFPPLDYSMQPPAQELGARDLHDSSWTFRHIYRGQPKRHLLTTGWSVFVSTKRLFAGDSVLFIRDEKSQLLLGIRRANRQQPALSSSVISSDSMHIGILAAAAHAAANNSPFTIFYNPRASPSEFVIPLAKYNKAMYTQVSLGMRFRMMFETEESGVRRYMGTITGISDLDTVRWKNSQWRNLQVGWDESTAGERPSRVSIWEIEPVVTPFYICPPPFFRPKFPRQPGMPDDESDIENAFKRAMPWLGDEFGMKDAPSSIFPGLSLVQWMSMQQNNQFSAAQSGLFPSMVSSNGLHNNLNADDPSKLLSFQAPAMSASNLQFNKANPQNQVSQLQQSPVAWPQQQHLQQLLQNSNSQQQQQQQQRQMQHQELHQLSQQQQQQQVQQQQPQQQQRQLQQQQQQQQQQQQICHPALVNNGVVTPNQIPNQSLQQPVAYSQLQQQQILTSNTQSQQSINSNSKSSLHMTSLPLDSQFQQQIEPQPNLLQRHQQQAQLQQSPLPLLQQSLSQRAQQQPQMQQLSQQCLSEQQLQFQLLQKMQQQQQQQQQQQQQHQHQHQQLLSPASPILQPQLLQQQQPNQQNQQVQQIPLSQHQQQQHQQLSSTSFSTEKLLNGNSFSTSALMQSQQIPVNQPQSQHKPLTAIRAHSGLTEGDAPSCSTSPSTNNCQVSPSNLLNRNQQGSAMLVGDSLIEPPSNLIQELQSKSDIRIKHELPSSKGPDQIKYKSTITDQLEASSSGTSYCLDASIPQNFPIPTFGLEGDVQSHPRNNLPFATNIDGLAPDTLLSRGYDSQKDLQNLLSNYGGTPRDIETELSTAAISSQSFGVPNIPFKPGCSSDVAINDAGVLSNGLWANQTQRMRTYTKVQKRGSVGRCIDVTRYKEYDELRHDLARMFGIEGQLEDPQRTDWKLVYVDHENDILLVGDDPWEEFVSCVQSIKILSSAEVQQMSLDGDLGHVPVSNQACSGTDSGNAWRPYEDNSAASFNR from the exons ATGAAGGTTCCCCAAAATGGGTTTCTTCCAAACTCTGGAGAAG GAGAGAAGAAGAGTATTAATTCAGAGTTATGGCATGCTTGTGCGGGACCTCTGGTTTCTTTGCCTCCAGTTGGAAGTCTTGTAGTTTACTTCCCTCAAGGCCACAGTGAGCAA GTTGCAGCATCTATGCAAAAGGAGACTGATTTCATACCCAACTACCCGAACCTTCCTTCAAAGTTGATTTGCATGCTTCATAATGTCACACTGCAC gCGGATCCTGAAACTGATGAGGTCTATGCACAGATGACCCTTCTACCTGTAAACAAA TATGACAAGGAAGCTCTACTGGCATCTGACATGGGCCTCAAGCAAAGTAAACAACCTGCTGAATTCTTCTGCAAAACTCTTACAGCTAGTGACACTAGTACGCATGGTGGATTTTCAGTACCTCGGCGAGCAGCTGAGAAGATCTTTCCACCTCTT GATTATTCAATGCAACCTCCAGCTCAGGAGCTAGGAGCAAGAGATTTGCATGACAGTTCGTGGACATTCCGGCATATTTATCGCG GCCAACCAAAAAGGCACCTGTTGACTACGGGTTGGAGTGTCTTTGTTAGCACAAAAAGGCTTTTCGCTGGAGATTCTGTACTTTTTATAAG AGATGAAAAATCCCAGCTTCTCTTGGGTATAAGGCGTGCTAATAGACAGCAGCCAGCTCTCTCTTCATCAGTCATATCTAGTGATAGCATGCATATTGGAATTCTTGCAGCTGCAGCTCATGCTGCTGCAAATAACAGTCCATTTACTATATTTTACAATCCAAG GGCTAGCCCGTCTGAGTTTGTGATTCCCTTAGCCAAGTATAACAAAGCAATGTATACTCAAGTTTCTCTTGGCATGCGATTTAGAATGATGTTTGAGACTGAGGAGTCAGGAGTACGGAGATACATGGGTACAATTACTGGTATCAGTGATTTAGATACTGTGCGATGGAAAAATTCTCAGTGGCGTAACCTTCAG GTTGGATGGGATGAATCAACAGCTGGTGAACGGCCAAGCCGAGTGTCAATCTGGGAAATTGAACCTGTTGTAACTCCTTTCTACATATGTCCACCTCCATTTTTCAGACCCAAGTTTCCAAGGCAACCAGGGATGCCAG ATGATGAGTCTGACATAGAGAATGCTTTCAAGAGAGCCATGCCCTGGCTTGGAGATGAGTTTGGCATGAAGGATGCCCCTAGCTCAATCTTTCCTGGTTTGAGTTTAGTACAGTGGATGAGCATGCAGCAAAATAATCAGTTTTCAGCTGCTCAATCTGGACTTTTCCCATCAATGGTTTCTTCAAATGGCTTGCATAATAACCTTAATGCTGATGATCCATCTAAATTATTGAGTTTTCAAGCCCCTGCGATGTCTGCGTCAAATCTCCAGTTTAACAAAGCAAATCCACAAAACCAGGTTAGCCAATTGCAACAGTCACCTGTTGCATGGCCCCAACAGCAGCATCTGCAGCAACTATTACAGAATTCTAATAGccaacagcagcagcagcagcagcagcggCAGATGCAACATCAAGAACTACATCAGCTGtcccagcagcagcagcagcagcaagtACAGCAACAGCAGCCACAACAGCAACAACGACAActgcagcaacaacaacaacagcagcagcagcagcagcagatATGTCATCCAGCTCTTGTAAACAATGGTGTAGTTACCCCTAACCAGATCCCAAATCAAAGCTTGCAGCAACCAGTTGCATACTCTCAGCTTCAACAACAGCAAATACTCACAAGCAATACCCAATCACAGCAGAGTATCAACTCTAATAGTAAAAGTTCATTGCACATGACATCCCTACCACTAGACTCGCAGTTTCAACAACAAATTGAACCGCAACCAAATCTCTTACAAAGGCACCAGCAGCAGGCACAGTTACAACAGTCCCCACTACCATTGTTGCAACAAAGCCTGTCACAGCGAGCACAGCAGCAGCCACAAATGCAACAGTTGTCACAACAATGCCTTTCAGAGCAGCAGCTTCAATTTCAGCTGCTACAAAAAatgcaacagcaacagcaacagcaacagcagcagcagcaacagcatCAGCATCAGCATCAGCAATTGCTTTCCCCAGCAAGCCCAATTTTGCAGCCTCAGCTGCTACAGCAACAGCAGCCCAATCAGCAAAATCAGCAAGTACAACAGATTCCTTTGTCTCAACATcagcaacaacaacatcaacagcTAAGCAGCACTAGCTTCTCAACAGAAAAGCTTCTCAATGGTAATAGCTTCTCAACTTCTGCACTGATGCAATCACAACAGATTCCTGTGAACCAGCCCCAAAGCCAGCACAAGCCACTTACAGCAATCAGAGCTCATTCTGGTCTTACAGAAGGAGATGCTCCTTCATGTTCAACCTCACCTTCCACTAATAATTGCCAGGTTTCCCCATCCAACCTTCTGAACAGAAACCAACAAGGATCAGCCATGTTGGTGGGGGATTCATTAATCGAGCCTCCAAGTAATCTGATTCAGGAGCTGCAGAGCAAGTCCGATATACGGATTAAACATGAGTTGCCCAGCTCAAAAGGACCAGAccagataaaatataaaagtacCATCACTGATCAGTTGGAAGCATCCTCTTCAGGGACATCATATTGTCTGGATGCTAGCATCCCACAGAACTTCCCAATCCCAACCTTTGGTTTAGAGGGTGATGTTCAATCACATCCTCGGAACAATCTTCCTTTTGCAACTAATATTGATGGGTTGGCACCTGACACTTTGTTGTCAAGGGGGTATGATTCTCAAAAAGATCTTCAGAACTTGCTTTCTAATTATGGTGGTACTCCAAGAGATATTGAGACAGAGTTATCCACTGCTGCAATCAGCTCTCAGTCATTTGGGGTGCCAAACATACCTTTCAAGCCCGGATGTTCAAGTGATGTTGCTATCAATGATGCTGGAGTTTTGAGCAACGGATTGTGGGCTAACCAGACTCAACGTATGCGAACATATACAAAG GTTCAAAAGCGTGGCTCTGTGGGAAGATGCATTGATGTTACCCGTTACAAAGAGTATGATGAGCTCAGGCATGATCTTGCCCGCATGTTTGGAATTGAAGGGCAGCTAGAAGATCCTCAACGGACTGACTGGAAACTTGTTTATGTGGATCATGAGAATGATATTCTTCTTGTTGGGGATGACCCATGGGA GGAATTTGTAAGCTGTGTTCAGAGCATAAAGATATTGTCGTCTGCTGAAGTACAGCAGATGAGCTTGGATGGAGATCTGGGTCATGTTCCAGTGTCCAACCAAGCTTGTAGTGGGACTGACAGTGGTAATGCATGGAGACCATATGAGGATAATTCTGCTGCATCATTTAATCGATAA